From the genome of Gemmatimonadaceae bacterium:
TTTTATTTTTGTGCGTCGGCATTCGTAATAAGAGCGTGTGCGTAGTAGCTCAATCAGGAGAACGCAGGTCAGTACCGCCTGCGGTAGCGGGCGGGTGTTTCTGCACTTATGACCCGCCCGCTACCGCAGGCGGTACTGACTGGTTGCGCTTTCCGAACTGCTATCGAGCGGCAGACTGATAACAAACAGCGTGCCTTTGCCCGGTTCGGAGCAAGCGGTAATGCTGCCGCCGTGGTCGTGAATCGCCTTACGCACGATGGCGAGTCCCAACCCTGTGCCGGTCGTGCGCGTCGTAAAGAACGGCTCAAAGATTTTCGGCAGATCGTCGGGAATGATACCGCTTCCGGTATCGCTGATCTCG
Proteins encoded in this window:
- a CDS encoding ATP-binding protein yields the protein EISDTGSGIIPDDLPKIFEPFFTTRTTGTGLGLAIVRKAIHDHGGSITACSEPGKGTLFVISLPLDSSSESATSQYRLR